The Arthrobacter sp. OAP107 DNA segment GCAGGGGCCAGAAGAAGTCGTTGTAGATGAAGATGACCTCCAGCGTTGCCAGCGCCGCGAAGGCCGGCCGGCACAGCGGCATGATGATTTCCCGGTACTGGCGCCAGATGCCGGCACCGTCCACCAGCGCGGCCTCGGTCAGGTCCGCGGAGAGCGCCTTCATGTAGTTGGACAGCACGAAGGTGCAGAACCCCATCTGGAACGCCATGTTCACCGCGATCACGATGATGTACGTGTTCAGCATGTTGCCCGAATCGCTGAAGGAGTAGGGCACCTGGAAGTGCTTGGCCATCTCAAACAGCGGCGCCGCCAGCACCTGGGGCGGCAGCAGGTTTCCCGCCGTGAACATGATCAGCAGCGTGATGTTGAACTTCCAGTTCACCCGGCTGACGGCGAACGCCATCATGGACGCGAAGAAGAGCACCAGCAGGACCGCCGGAACGCAGATGATCACCGAGTTCCAGAGGTATTTGGCGAAGCCGCCCTGCGTCCAGGCCTGGATGAAGTTGTCGAAGTTGAAGTCGCCGGCCACGCTGAAGTAGCCGTGCTCGTTGGTCGATGCGATCGGCCGCAGCGCGGTGAACACCGCCCAGAGCAGGGGGATCAGCCACATAACCGCCATGGCAGTCAGGAAAATATGCGTGCCGTAATGCCGCTTCGGTCTGCTGCCGGAGCGTCCGGATTGCCCGGTCGTGGCCATGCCGGGGGAGACGGCGGCGCTCATGCCCTGTTCTCCCGTCCGAAGGTGCGGCTGAGGTAGAACACGATGGGCACGAGGGAGATGACCAGCAGGACCACTGCAAGGGCGGAGCCGACGCCGATCACCTGGCCTTCGCCCACGAGGTTCTGGATCACCAGGGCGCTGAGGAGCTCCAGGCCGTTGGTGCCGCGGTTGATGACATACACGACGTCGAACGCCCGCAGCGACTCGATGATGGTGATGACGACGATGACGATGTTGATGGGCCGCATGGCCGGGAACACCACGCGGAAGAAGGTCTGCGCCGCGTTGGCCCCGTCGATCGCGGCGGCCTCCTTCAGGCTGGGGTCCACGCCCTTGAGGCCGGCCAGGTACAGCAGCATGACGTAGCCGGCGTGCCGCCACGTGGCGGCGATCATGGCCGCCCATATGTTCACCGAGGAGTCGCCGAACCAGTCGACGGCCTGCGGTGTCCCTGATGTTCCGAGCAGGAAGTTCAGCAGGCCGTTGTCCCGCTGGTAGAACAGCTGCCAGATGATGCCGATCAGTGCCAGCGACAACATGACGGGCGTGAAGAAAATACTCTGGTAGATCCTGCTGCCGCGGATCTGCTGGTCGAGAAGCACCGCCAGCAGCAGGCCCAGCGGGGTGGCCACCAGGGCCAGGAAGGCAAGCCACAGCAGGTTGTGCTGGATGGCCGGCCAGAACGGCGGGTAATCCTGCGAGATGTACTGGTAGTTGTCCCCGCCCGCCGGCCGGATGTCAGTGAGGGCCAGTCCGTTCCAGCGCGTAAAGCTGAGCCCGATGGACATGACCGTGGGCAGCCACACGAACACCAGCTGGATGAGGGTGGGAATGCCCACCATGAGGGACAGGACGGCCTTGTCCCGGGTGGAGAGCCGGCGGACCTTTCCGCTGCGGACCCGCTTCGCCGGGGCCCCGGAGGGTTCCCGGGACTCCGGCGGGACGAGGTCTCGTGCTGTTGTGCTCATGGGAGGTGCCCGGCCGCTATTGGGCCGCGTACAGTGACTTGGCCTGCGCCTCAAGGTTCTTGACGTCCATCTTGCCGTTCTTGAGGAAGGTCTGCAGGGCCGGGATCATGACGTTGTTGGCCATGGCGGGCAGGGCATCGCGGTCAAAGAACTGGCTGATGGACTTCGCCTGCGCGATGGTGTCCGCACATTTCTTGTTCAGCGGCGTGAACTTGGAGGTGTCCGCACCCTTGGCCGTGGCGATGTTGGAGGCGTCCACCGAGGCGTAGATGTCCTGTCCCTCGGGGGTGCCGATGAATTCCATGAACTGGTGCGCGGCCGCGTTCCCGCCGCCCTTGGTGGACAGCAG contains these protein-coding regions:
- a CDS encoding carbohydrate ABC transporter permease, whose amino-acid sequence is MSAAVSPGMATTGQSGRSGSRPKRHYGTHIFLTAMAVMWLIPLLWAVFTALRPIASTNEHGYFSVAGDFNFDNFIQAWTQGGFAKYLWNSVIICVPAVLLVLFFASMMAFAVSRVNWKFNITLLIMFTAGNLLPPQVLAAPLFEMAKHFQVPYSFSDSGNMLNTYIIVIAVNMAFQMGFCTFVLSNYMKALSADLTEAALVDGAGIWRQYREIIMPLCRPAFAALATLEVIFIYNDFFWPLLFIQSGDRLPVTTAINNLQGEFLNNYNLLAAGAVITVIPTLIVYLLLQRQFVAGLTLGSSKG
- a CDS encoding sugar ABC transporter permease — its product is MSTTARDLVPPESREPSGAPAKRVRSGKVRRLSTRDKAVLSLMVGIPTLIQLVFVWLPTVMSIGLSFTRWNGLALTDIRPAGGDNYQYISQDYPPFWPAIQHNLLWLAFLALVATPLGLLLAVLLDQQIRGSRIYQSIFFTPVMLSLALIGIIWQLFYQRDNGLLNFLLGTSGTPQAVDWFGDSSVNIWAAMIAATWRHAGYVMLLYLAGLKGVDPSLKEAAAIDGANAAQTFFRVVFPAMRPINIVIVVITIIESLRAFDVVYVINRGTNGLELLSALVIQNLVGEGQVIGVGSALAVVLLVISLVPIVFYLSRTFGRENRA